Below is a genomic region from Miscanthus floridulus cultivar M001 chromosome 1, ASM1932011v1, whole genome shotgun sequence.
ACAACGTTAAGAAATGAGTACATTGTACTGGACTTACATTATTTACAAGAATTCTTTTGTATGGTTGACAATATTTCTACTGTCTTGTCCTTATCTCAGTACCGTCTCCGTCCTATAATAAGTGCACTTCTAGTCTCTGTCGGATAATAAATACACTTCTAACATTAAAAAATCATCGTACAACAAGTGCACTTTTAGTTATGGAACCACCTAGTTATGGGACCACCTAGCTTTAGTATACTTTACTACTCTCTCTATTCACAAAAGCACAATTATTACatatttgaacaacttttgttagGGGGCTATATATGTAATATCCTAGTAACATTGATCTCAGCGATAAATCCTACAAATGCATTTATTTAGGATGGAGAGAGAACGACAAAACAGAGCGATCCTTTTGGCTTGCAATTCTAAAAACAAACTAGCAACCTTTTCATCCCAGTTTCAGCGTGAAATTTTTCCTGGACGTATTTAAAAGGGAAAGTTTAGCGTGCAATTTCGTTGTTTGATTCGTGGCCTATAATTTATTTCAAAAAGGAGCTGGAGTTGGACTGCCCAAAAATAAGATCACCAACCCTTTGTGGCAAGCCACATTTCAAGGTGTCTAAATGTGGTTAGCAGCAAAATAACTGCCCCAATCTCTTTCATCTGTTTGCTTTGCTATCTTGCATTAGGAACTCAAACCGACCTCTGTCATGTTGCATTCAACAACTTTGAACGAGGCTGCCTTTCACGCGTCGCTCCGTTTCCATCCTCGGTTGCAGGTAGTTGGATCAGAATTCGCATTCTTCTGTCTTGGAGAATGATTTCTTGTGCTCACTGCTGATCTTTTTGCACGATGTGGATTTTGCAGCTGGAGTTCTTGACGATGATGCCCTAAGACTAAGAGGATTAGAAAGGAAAATTTCACACGGCAAAACTACGTTAACAGTCCTCTGGGCGCGCAATCTTGTTGGCAATGGGAAATAAGGGACCAGTGCCAACACAAGAATTGACGATTGGTTCTGTTCTGTCTCCTTCTCTAATCTCTCTTTGCATCCCTGTGTTATGCCCAatgttttaaatagcgggctaaggTGTTTAGCGGTATATATCTAAAACAGCTAATAGTGGAGCTATAACGGGATATAGCGGCTAAATTGTACATGAACACAAATAGCGGCACCCTGTCTCGAAATGCTATAGCGGAGCGGGAGATTTAAAACTATGGTTATGCCCCTGGCGCATACTGAAGAACCATCCCATAATCCACTGCAGATGACATCAAGATCGACGACGAAGCACCGTCAAAGGCAGCACCACCGTCCACGTCTGTTGTGAACAATACTAAGAGCAAGACAGGTACGGCAACAGACTCCAGCTAGCATGTGTGTGAAGTCGAAGAAGACGGTACGTGCGTACGGATGTCCCTTTTCTAATCTCATCATAAAAATAGCGTCTGCTGCTGCTATCCCTAGACGTGGAGCGAGAGCAGCTGTTTGAAGGATCAAGCGATGTTCACACGCCACGGAAGAAAAGCACCCAAGAGATCCTCACCAAATACAAATTCAAAGGGGTAACTCTCTATCTACAGTCTCACCGGTACTATTTTGAATAGCTCATTTCTGTGATGATTTGCCGGACTCCGTGGCACATATATACTGACATACTGTACATTGCAggacgccgcggccgccgcggctCACGCGAAACAAAAGCTCGTGGAGCGGCAGGAGAAACTTGCGGTAAATGGATCCACCAGTTCGTGATTTTTCTCTTATACAAATAAATGACCGACGCTGAGCGATGGCCATCATCCTCCCTGTCCCCAGAGAATAACCGAGCAGTCCGCGGAGCTCGAGAGCGAAGCCGCGAACTTCGCCACCCTCGCGCAGCAGATCAGGAAAAACACGGAGACCTGGTGGTGGAAGCGATGATTCTTTCCGGTTTCCGCGGTCGGTCGGTGCGGCTGTGCCTGAACGCGGGGTATCAACTCAGGCTAGTGCGCTTTTCCAGCCCCGCGGTGGCTTGCCTACGGCGCCTTCGCCTTGGCTGTAAC
It encodes:
- the LOC136542900 gene encoding uncharacterized protein translates to MGNKGPVPTQELTIDDIKIDDEAPSKAAPPSTSVVNNTKSKTDVEREQLFEGSSDVHTPRKKSTQEILTKYKFKGDAAAAAAHAKQKLVERQEKLARITEQSAELESEAANFATLAQQIRKNTETWWWKR